One window from the genome of Halostella litorea encodes:
- a CDS encoding DUF7319 domain-containing protein, translated as MADSPSTPEEGDADRSADADPPTSDDAERPVEELSEAELRERVEERYDFEDFGPEQMAEMSPEEWDAAFDDETWITGRELLDRVEADLATQIADRQVFAALERVRQDGEQRLLAYSDEGYAMIYPDGTVEGFGTVMRDVKPTVALCSMESYDVPEPPADGAMLPDPDTVPEGSGELGNLMLQLVAAIQILGGLVLVGGWLFADLSGIAVVAALVFFVVGVLLFTTVANARLSDRFRSEEYRDRLRSIGLEDGERPEFLPLDDADGDGPGIDGESNEP; from the coding sequence ATGGCCGACTCGCCATCGACTCCGGAGGAGGGCGACGCCGACCGGTCGGCGGACGCCGACCCGCCGACGAGCGACGACGCCGAGCGACCGGTCGAGGAGCTCTCGGAGGCCGAACTCCGCGAGCGCGTCGAGGAGCGGTACGACTTCGAGGACTTCGGCCCGGAGCAGATGGCCGAGATGAGTCCGGAGGAGTGGGACGCCGCCTTCGACGACGAGACGTGGATCACCGGCCGGGAACTGCTCGACCGCGTCGAGGCGGACCTCGCCACGCAGATCGCCGACCGGCAGGTGTTCGCCGCACTCGAACGCGTCCGACAGGACGGCGAGCAGCGGCTGCTCGCCTACTCGGACGAGGGGTACGCGATGATATACCCCGACGGGACCGTCGAGGGCTTCGGGACCGTCATGCGCGACGTGAAACCGACCGTCGCGCTCTGCTCGATGGAGAGTTACGACGTGCCCGAGCCGCCGGCGGACGGGGCGATGCTGCCGGACCCCGACACGGTCCCCGAGGGAAGCGGCGAACTCGGCAACCTGATGTTACAACTCGTTGCGGCGATCCAGATACTCGGCGGACTGGTTCTGGTCGGGGGCTGGCTGTTCGCCGACCTCTCCGGGATCGCGGTGGTCGCCGCGCTCGTCTTTTTCGTCGTCGGGGTCCTCCTGTTCACCACGGTCGCGAACGCGCGGCTCTCGGACCGGTTCCGGTCCGAGGAGTACCGGGACCGCCTGCGGTCTATCGGGCTCGAAGACGGAGAGCGACCGGAGTTTCTCCCGCTCGACGACGCGGACGGTGACGGGCCCGGGATCGAC